The Deltaproteobacteria bacterium genome contains a region encoding:
- a CDS encoding helix-turn-helix transcriptional regulator — translation MDENPGNLIRTLRQKLSMTQEEFAHEIAVTVSTVNRWENAHAEPSKLAWKAIHDLARKRGLTEDILRLAGALSGG, via the coding sequence ATGGACGAGAACCCCGGCAACCTGATCCGCACGCTCCGCCAGAAGCTCAGCATGACGCAGGAAGAGTTCGCGCACGAGATCGCGGTCACCGTCTCGACCGTGAACCGCTGGGAGAACGCGCATGCCGAGCCGAGCAAGTTGGCGTGGAAGGCGATCCACGACCTGGCGCGCAAGCGCGGGTTGACCGAGGACATCCTGCGCCTCGCGGGGGCGCTGAGCGGCGGCTGA
- a CDS encoding sigma-54-dependent Fis family transcriptional regulator: MSHSQAIAAVGPVEQAKILVVEDDPDIRKILELFLGEKGFRVKIADGAPRALELLGEEPIDVILSDVRMPGMSGLDLLRHVKEQDPDIQLVLMSAYSSVKDAVEAIQLGAADYVEKPIDFRRLERVLQTVLEKHQLQHRTRILEQRLQGCVTFEGMVARSAQMLSVFAFIERLARYPTTALVMGESGTGKELVAGALHSLSPLRDRPFVVCNCTTLAPTLLESELFGHVRGAFTGADRDRKGLFEAAHGGTIFLDEIGELPVAVQVKLLRVLENREIKRIGSPDPVHIDIRVIAATNRDLADMVREATFRDDLFYRLNVGAIHLPPLRSRTDDIEPLVHHFVGIFNQRLGRTMSGAAPEVFDILARYSWPGNVRELANVIERAMVVCKSSVIVPESLPPHLFEVRPLLLDDGPEMPDLSLRAAEREQIVRALQASGGKRVEAARRLGLSRRTLYRKLSRYGIS; the protein is encoded by the coding sequence ATGAGCCACTCCCAAGCCATCGCCGCCGTCGGCCCGGTGGAGCAAGCCAAGATCCTGGTGGTCGAGGACGATCCGGACATCCGGAAGATCCTCGAGCTCTTCCTCGGCGAGAAGGGCTTCCGCGTGAAGATCGCCGACGGCGCGCCGCGTGCCCTCGAGCTGCTCGGCGAGGAGCCGATCGACGTGATCCTCTCCGACGTGCGCATGCCCGGCATGAGCGGGCTCGATCTGCTGCGGCACGTGAAGGAGCAGGATCCGGACATCCAGCTCGTCCTCATGAGCGCCTACTCGTCGGTCAAGGACGCGGTCGAGGCGATCCAGCTCGGCGCCGCCGACTACGTCGAGAAGCCGATCGACTTCCGCCGTCTCGAGCGCGTGCTGCAGACGGTGCTCGAGAAGCACCAGCTCCAGCACCGCACGCGCATCCTCGAGCAGCGCCTGCAGGGCTGCGTCACCTTCGAGGGCATGGTCGCGCGCTCGGCGCAGATGCTGTCGGTGTTCGCCTTCATCGAGCGCCTGGCGCGCTATCCCACCACCGCGCTCGTGATGGGCGAGAGCGGGACCGGCAAGGAGCTCGTCGCAGGCGCGCTCCACAGCCTCTCGCCGCTCCGCGACCGCCCCTTCGTGGTCTGCAACTGCACGACCCTCGCGCCCACGCTGCTCGAGAGCGAGCTCTTCGGGCACGTGCGCGGCGCGTTCACGGGCGCGGACCGGGACCGCAAGGGCCTCTTCGAGGCGGCCCACGGCGGCACCATTTTCCTCGACGAGATCGGCGAGCTGCCGGTCGCCGTGCAGGTGAAGCTGCTGCGCGTCCTCGAGAACCGGGAGATCAAGCGCATCGGCTCGCCCGACCCCGTGCACATCGACATCCGGGTGATCGCCGCCACCAACCGCGACCTCGCCGACATGGTGCGCGAGGCGACCTTCCGCGACGACCTCTTCTACCGCCTGAACGTGGGCGCCATCCACCTCCCGCCGCTGCGCAGCCGCACCGACGACATCGAGCCGCTCGTCCACCACTTCGTCGGCATCTTCAACCAGCGGCTGGGCCGCACCATGAGCGGCGCCGCCCCCGAGGTGTTCGACATCCTCGCCCGCTATTCCTGGCCCGGCAACGTGCGCGAGCTCGCCAACGTGATCGAACGCGCGATGGTGGTCTGCAAATCGAGCGTGATCGTGCCCGAGAGCCTGCCGCCGCACCTCTTCGAGGTCCGTCCGCTGCTCCTCGACGACGGGCCCGAGATGCCCGACCTGAGCCTGCGCGCAGCGGAGCGGGAGCAGATCGTACGTGCGCTGCAGGCCTCGGGGGGCAAGCGCGTGGAGGCGGCGCGCCGGCTCGGCCTCTCGCGGCGTACGCTGTACCGCAAGCTGTCGCGCTACGGCATCTCGTGA
- a CDS encoding MinD/ParA family protein produces MDEPLHALCLSTDPAVSSAVVALLARIPGFAVTARELDYQLGSLELNDIREPHLAIVLLGEDPSPGLAVIEEVHKSAPATQVLAVSTDERSETIVRALRAGADEFLPLPLDANALMKVCIKVSALRRVSKANGGAQHAQFWVAYGARGGVGVTTLVANLGIALQAAGRQTVLLDLDLLSGDLALFLNLNPSYTLRDIAAAKRLDPVFLQATMIRHRSGLELIAAPVPLPGEAPLPLTSEQTLAILKLLDATHQVVLLDTTPAPLDATRAALTNADRIFLVTELTLPALRATMRALAWLREEGVELESTVEIVVNKHANRSWEVAPAEAAKTLGLPIRTLLPRDDAAVYTAVNGGLPLDEVKGGAALQRAIAALVGGAAPPPESPVLKGFRRLFAAAERRA; encoded by the coding sequence ATGGACGAACCCCTGCACGCCCTCTGCCTCAGCACCGATCCGGCCGTCTCCAGCGCGGTGGTGGCGCTGCTCGCGCGCATCCCCGGCTTCGCGGTGACGGCACGCGAGCTCGATTACCAGCTCGGCTCGCTCGAGCTGAACGACATCCGCGAGCCGCACCTCGCCATCGTGCTCCTGGGCGAGGACCCGTCGCCCGGCCTGGCGGTGATCGAGGAGGTGCACAAGAGCGCCCCGGCGACCCAGGTCCTGGCGGTGTCGACGGACGAGCGGTCCGAGACGATCGTCAGGGCGCTGCGTGCGGGCGCGGACGAGTTTCTCCCTCTGCCGCTCGACGCCAATGCGCTGATGAAAGTCTGCATCAAGGTCTCTGCGCTCCGCCGCGTGTCGAAGGCGAACGGCGGCGCGCAGCACGCCCAGTTCTGGGTGGCATACGGCGCCAGGGGCGGCGTCGGCGTGACCACCCTGGTCGCCAACCTGGGGATCGCGCTGCAGGCGGCGGGGCGCCAGACGGTGCTCCTGGACCTCGACCTCCTCTCCGGCGACCTGGCGCTCTTCTTGAACCTGAACCCGAGCTACACGCTGCGCGACATCGCCGCCGCCAAGCGGCTCGACCCCGTCTTTCTGCAGGCGACGATGATCCGCCACCGCTCGGGCCTGGAGCTGATCGCCGCCCCCGTGCCGCTGCCGGGCGAGGCGCCGCTCCCGCTCACCAGCGAGCAGACGCTCGCCATCCTGAAGCTCCTCGACGCCACCCACCAGGTGGTGCTCCTCGACACGACCCCGGCCCCGCTCGACGCGACGCGCGCGGCGCTCACCAACGCCGATCGCATCTTCCTTGTGACCGAGCTCACCCTGCCGGCGCTGCGCGCCACGATGCGCGCGCTCGCCTGGCTGCGGGAGGAGGGCGTCGAGCTCGAGAGCACGGTCGAGATCGTGGTCAACAAGCACGCCAACCGCTCGTGGGAGGTCGCCCCCGCGGAGGCGGCAAAGACCCTCGGGCTCCCCATCCGGACCCTCCTCCCCCGCGACGACGCGGCCGTGTACACGGCCGTCAACGGCGGGCTCCCGCTCGACGAGGTGAAGGGTGGCGCCGCGCTGCAGCGCGCGATCGCCGCGCTGGTCGGGGGTGCAGCGCCCCCGCCGGAGAGCCCCGTGCTGAAGGGCTTCCGCCGCTTGTTCGCGGCCGCGGAACGGAGGGCCTGA
- a CDS encoding CpaF family protein has protein sequence MPTGTIPAPRRSAPASPSQQMKDLKLRVHRQLLERLDLVALASLDSAQAEEHIRATLERVLQADSPELSGLERERLIEEVGYEVFGLGPLDSFLKDADVSDILVNGPDAVYIEKQGRLALTDVKFRDEAHLMQVIDRIVSAVGRRVDRESPMVDARLPDGSRVNAIVAPLAVRGPCLSIRRFGREPYRIDNLLAFGALTPEMVRYLAAVIQGRLNVIISGGTGAGKTTLLNCLTSFIPHHERVVTVEDSAELQLQQPHVVPLESRPPDLDGKGEITQRDLVRNALRMRPDRIIVGEARGAEALDMLQAMNTGHDGSLTTIHANSPRECLQRLEVMVLMAGYDLPVKAIRQQVGCAVNVFVQAARLTDGSRKVVRVSEIVGLEGDQIQLQDLFEFTQTGITPEGRVHGQFRSSGLRSRYFDRMVAAGVKPQDILPRTSER, from the coding sequence ATGCCGACCGGGACCATCCCCGCGCCGCGCAGGAGCGCGCCCGCCTCTCCGAGCCAGCAGATGAAGGACCTCAAGCTGCGCGTGCACCGCCAGCTCCTCGAGCGCCTCGACCTGGTGGCGCTCGCCTCGCTCGACAGCGCACAGGCCGAGGAGCACATTCGCGCCACGCTCGAGCGTGTCCTGCAGGCCGATTCGCCCGAGCTCTCGGGGCTCGAGCGCGAGCGGCTGATCGAGGAGGTCGGTTACGAGGTCTTCGGGCTCGGCCCGCTGGATTCGTTCCTCAAGGATGCCGACGTCTCCGACATCCTGGTGAACGGTCCGGACGCCGTCTATATCGAGAAGCAGGGGCGGCTCGCGCTCACCGACGTCAAGTTCCGCGACGAGGCGCACCTGATGCAGGTGATCGACCGCATCGTGTCGGCGGTCGGCCGGCGCGTCGATCGCGAGTCGCCGATGGTGGACGCGCGGCTGCCCGACGGCTCGCGCGTGAACGCCATCGTCGCGCCGCTCGCGGTGCGCGGACCCTGCCTCTCGATCCGTCGCTTCGGGCGGGAGCCCTACCGCATCGACAACCTGCTCGCCTTCGGCGCCCTCACGCCAGAGATGGTGCGCTACCTGGCGGCCGTCATCCAGGGGCGCCTCAACGTCATCATCTCGGGCGGCACGGGTGCCGGGAAGACTACCCTCCTCAACTGCCTGACCAGCTTCATCCCGCACCACGAGCGCGTGGTGACGGTCGAGGACTCGGCCGAGCTCCAGCTCCAGCAGCCGCACGTGGTGCCGCTCGAGAGCCGTCCTCCCGACCTGGACGGCAAGGGCGAGATCACGCAGCGCGACCTGGTGCGCAACGCGCTCCGCATGCGGCCCGACCGCATCATCGTCGGCGAGGCACGCGGTGCCGAGGCGCTCGACATGCTGCAGGCGATGAACACCGGCCACGACGGCTCGCTCACCACCATCCATGCCAACTCGCCGCGCGAGTGCCTGCAGCGCCTGGAGGTGATGGTGCTGATGGCCGGCTACGATCTCCCCGTGAAGGCGATCCGGCAGCAGGTCGGCTGCGCCGTCAACGTGTTCGTCCAGGCCGCGCGGCTGACCGACGGCTCGCGCAAGGTCGTGCGGGTGAGCGAGATCGTCGGCTTGGAGGGCGACCAGATCCAGCTGCAGGACCTCTTCGAGTTCACGCAGACGGGGATCACCCCCGAGGGCCGCGTCCACGGCCAGTTCCGCTCGAGCGGGCTGCGCAGCCGGTACTTCGACCGCATGGTGGCGGCGGGCGTCAAGCCCCAGGACATCCTCCCCAGAACGAGCGAGCGATGA
- a CDS encoding response regulator, whose translation MTMSESERKPCILIVEDHPIIAELVETRLRIEGMEPIKCPGGQEALGIIGTQPLDAVILDIMMPDVDGYEVLRYIRAQPATRHLPVIFLTARSTPADIEKGLAMGANYYITKPFSGLDLVRKVRICLEEHRAAPEPRAMR comes from the coding sequence ATGACCATGTCGGAGTCGGAACGGAAGCCGTGCATCCTGATCGTGGAGGACCACCCCATCATCGCCGAGCTGGTGGAGACGCGGCTGCGCATCGAGGGAATGGAGCCGATCAAGTGCCCGGGCGGGCAGGAGGCGCTCGGCATCATCGGGACACAGCCGCTCGATGCGGTCATCCTCGACATCATGATGCCAGATGTCGACGGCTACGAGGTCTTGCGCTATATCCGCGCCCAGCCCGCGACGCGCCACCTGCCGGTCATCTTTCTGACCGCCCGGTCCACGCCCGCGGACATCGAGAAGGGCCTCGCGATGGGCGCGAACTACTACATCACCAAGCCGTTCAGCGGCCTCGACCTGGTGCGCAAGGTGCGCATCTGTCTCGAGGAGCATCGCGCCGCCCCCGAGCCGCGCGCCATGCGATGA